In Xylanibacter ruminicola 23, a single genomic region encodes these proteins:
- a CDS encoding BatD family protein gives MKRIAIFIAMVMTTVLAVAQTLTASAPSHVAVGEQFRLSYTVNTQNVSDFRAGNIPSEFEVLIGPNRSMQSSYQMINGHTSSTSSITYTYIVAATKNGTFTIPAAYAVVDGKKITSKSLTIKVSGSVSGSGSSSRQNSDDGAEMRDAGSRISGSDLFIKVSANKKRVYEQEPILLTYKVYTLVQLTQLRGDMPDLKSFYTQEVDLPQQKSFSIETVNGRPYRTCTWSQYVMFPQTTGKLQIPSITFEGIVVQQNRNVDPFEAFFNGGSGYVEVKKKIVAPGIDIQVDPLPQRPATFSGGVGKFNISAQLDKTETKANDPIKLRVIVSGTGNLKLIKEPVLNLPKDFDKYEPKVTDQTKLTTAGLEGSKIYDILIVPRHQGQYDIPPVEFTYFDTATKRYETVKSEGFHLDVAKGSGSASVSDFSGQEDVDELNKDIRFIKTGDADQHLTNDFFFGSTAYWIIIAALVVVFITLFVIFRQRAIDNANVTKMRGKKANKVATKRLKLAARLMTDNKPNEFYDEVLRALWGYVGDKLNIPVAQLSHDNISQKLADRGVHQSIIDKFIGAIDECEFERYAPGDPKGNMSKVYDKAILAIEKIEEVMKKGSKKAATLVLLLLLAPMAAQAATKAEADSAYINGNYQEAIKGYEYMLKQGASAELYYNLGNAYYRTENITRAVLNYERALLLSPGDADIRFNLQLARSKTIDKIVPESEMFFVTWYRSLVNLMSVDGWGRMALVSLAIVIVLFLVYLFSARVWVQKLGFFGGIALLVVFVFSNFFAWQQRQQLLYRQGAIVIAPSVAVKSTPAQNGTDLFILHEGTKVVITDSSMKNWREVRLADGKKGWLESKKIEMI, from the coding sequence ATGAAACGAATAGCGATATTTATAGCAATGGTAATGACCACGGTTCTGGCCGTGGCCCAAACATTAACAGCATCGGCACCATCGCATGTTGCGGTGGGCGAGCAGTTCCGGTTGTCGTACACGGTCAACACACAGAACGTGTCCGATTTCCGTGCTGGTAATATCCCCTCTGAGTTCGAGGTGCTCATTGGCCCGAACCGCTCCATGCAGTCGAGCTATCAGATGATTAATGGTCACACCTCGTCAACCTCGTCTATTACTTATACTTATATAGTAGCAGCTACCAAGAATGGTACGTTTACCATCCCTGCAGCTTATGCGGTGGTAGATGGCAAGAAGATTACCTCAAAATCGCTCACCATCAAGGTTTCGGGCTCGGTTTCGGGCTCAGGCTCTAGCTCGCGCCAGAATAGCGACGATGGTGCTGAGATGCGCGATGCCGGTAGTCGTATCTCGGGTAGCGACCTGTTTATCAAGGTAAGCGCCAACAAAAAGCGTGTTTACGAGCAGGAGCCCATCCTGCTTACCTATAAGGTTTATACACTGGTACAGCTCACCCAGCTGCGTGGCGATATGCCCGACCTGAAGAGCTTCTATACCCAGGAGGTGGATCTGCCACAGCAGAAGTCGTTCTCGATCGAGACGGTCAATGGTCGTCCATATCGCACCTGCACCTGGAGCCAGTATGTGATGTTCCCACAAACCACTGGTAAACTGCAGATTCCGTCGATTACCTTCGAGGGTATCGTGGTGCAGCAGAATCGTAATGTGGATCCGTTCGAGGCATTCTTCAACGGTGGCTCAGGCTACGTAGAGGTGAAGAAAAAGATTGTGGCTCCTGGTATTGATATTCAGGTTGATCCGCTGCCACAGCGCCCAGCCACATTCTCGGGTGGAGTAGGTAAGTTTAATATCTCGGCCCAGCTCGATAAGACAGAGACCAAGGCCAACGATCCTATCAAACTGCGTGTGATTGTGAGTGGTACAGGTAACCTCAAGCTCATCAAAGAGCCTGTATTGAACTTGCCTAAGGACTTTGATAAGTACGAGCCCAAGGTGACCGACCAGACCAAGCTGACCACAGCCGGACTGGAGGGCTCGAAGATTTACGATATCCTGATTGTACCACGCCATCAGGGGCAGTACGATATTCCACCCGTTGAGTTTACCTATTTCGACACCGCCACCAAGCGTTACGAAACGGTAAAGAGCGAGGGCTTCCATCTCGATGTGGCCAAGGGCTCTGGTAGTGCTTCGGTGAGTGATTTCTCTGGTCAGGAGGATGTCGATGAGTTGAATAAGGATATCCGCTTTATCAAGACAGGCGATGCCGATCAGCATCTCACCAACGATTTCTTCTTCGGCTCAACTGCTTACTGGATTATCATCGCTGCGCTGGTAGTGGTGTTTATCACGCTGTTTGTTATCTTCCGTCAGCGTGCCATCGATAACGCCAATGTTACCAAGATGCGTGGTAAGAAGGCCAACAAGGTGGCCACCAAGCGCCTGAAGCTGGCAGCCCGCCTGATGACCGACAACAAGCCAAACGAGTTCTACGACGAGGTGCTGCGTGCCCTGTGGGGTTATGTGGGCGATAAGCTCAATATCCCAGTGGCCCAGTTGTCGCACGATAACATTAGTCAGAAGCTGGCCGATCGTGGCGTGCATCAGTCAATCATCGATAAGTTTATCGGTGCTATCGACGAGTGCGAGTTCGAGCGTTATGCCCCAGGCGATCCAAAGGGAAATATGAGTAAGGTTTACGATAAGGCCATACTGGCCATCGAGAAGATCGAGGAGGTGATGAAGAAGGGTAGTAAGAAAGCCGCTACTTTGGTATTGTTACTGCTGTTGGCACCTATGGCTGCCCAGGCTGCTACCAAGGCCGAGGCTGATAGCGCTTATATCAACGGCAATTATCAGGAGGCCATCAAGGGTTATGAATATATGCTTAAGCAGGGTGCTTCGGCCGAACTGTATTATAATCTGGGTAATGCCTACTATCGCACCGAGAATATCACCCGTGCCGTGCTTAATTACGAGCGCGCCCTGTTGCTCTCGCCAGGCGATGCCGACATCCGTTTTAACCTGCAGTTGGCCCGCTCTAAAACCATCGATAAGATTGTGCCTGAGAGCGAGATGTTCTTCGTTACCTGGTATCGCTCGTTGGTGAATCTGATGAGTGTCGACGGGTGGGGACGTATGGCCCTTGTGTCGCTGGCCATCGTTATCGTGCTGTTCCTGGTTTACCTGTTCTCGGCCCGTGTATGGGTGCAGAAGTTAGGTTTCTTTGGCGGCATCGCCTTGCTGGTGGTGTTCGTGTTCAGCAATTTCTTTGCCTGGCAGCAGCGCCAGCAGTTGCTGTATCGTCAGGGTGCCATCGTTATAGCCCCATCGGTAGCCGTCAAGAGCACGCCTGCCCAGAACGGTACCGACCTGTTTATCCTGCACGAGGGTACCAAGGTGGTGATTACTGACAGCTCGATGAAGAACTGGCGCGAGGTACGTTTGGCCGACGGAAAGAAAGGTTGGCTGGAGAGTAAGAAAATAGAAATGATTTAA
- a CDS encoding phosphatase PAP2 family protein codes for MFETLIDFDRELLLAVNGSDSLFLDRMVRMLTNGLTWIPLYLSLFYMVMKNNDNFRRLLYVLLGAGLCILIAGTLNDEIVKPLVARWRPTHDPQIGTLVDIVDGYRGGKYGFFSSHAANTMSIAVYFIWMVRSRRLSIALVIWSLLNCWTRMYLGVHFPGDIMVGLLWGVAVGTGVYFLYGRITRGMYTPRNLNPDQYTPGCYRRLDCNWPVGVFVLTLVFVFIKACII; via the coding sequence ATGTTTGAGACGTTGATTGATTTCGACCGCGAGTTATTGTTGGCCGTTAACGGCAGCGATTCGCTGTTCCTCGACCGTATGGTGCGCATGCTTACCAACGGTCTTACATGGATACCGCTCTATCTGTCGCTGTTTTATATGGTGATGAAGAATAACGATAATTTCCGCCGTTTGCTGTATGTGCTGCTGGGTGCTGGGTTGTGCATCCTGATAGCAGGTACGCTTAACGACGAAATCGTAAAACCCCTTGTGGCCCGTTGGCGCCCCACACACGATCCCCAGATTGGCACGCTGGTTGATATCGTTGATGGCTATCGTGGCGGCAAGTATGGCTTCTTCTCATCGCATGCAGCCAACACCATGAGCATTGCTGTGTATTTTATCTGGATGGTGCGCAGTCGCCGTTTGTCAATCGCACTGGTCATCTGGTCGCTCCTTAATTGCTGGACCCGCATGTATCTGGGTGTTCACTTCCCAGGCGACATCATGGTAGGCCTGCTGTGGGGTGTGGCAGTAGGCACAGGTGTTTATTTCCTCTATGGTCGTATTACCCGGGGCATGTACACACCTCGTAATCTAAATCCCGACCAATACACCCCGGGCTGCTATCGCCGTTTAGACTGCAACTGGCCTGTAGGCGTGTTTGTATTAACATTAGTTTTTGTATTTATTAAAGCTTGTATTATATGA
- a CDS encoding M48 family metallopeptidase, translating to MEVRDIMHPEDAKAIRALQSLKGYNELISYCMEHGLERIYRGMCLGSFVRVSSTNYPALYIAFKEVVEKVGITEPELYIYNDPHMNAFTYGENNTFIALSSAIVERMELDELRCVMAHECGHILCHHTLYSTLLRTISELGYWLDILSYATLGPVLMAMHYWSRKSELSADRCAAAVVGEFAFQTTMLKSTCGLKEISGNPYQLVEQAREYHHFKESSWLNRLQQNCRIAFNSHPQQVYRAWEIDRWKNSWQYRKLRNIDC from the coding sequence ATGGAAGTACGTGATATCATGCATCCCGAAGATGCGAAGGCAATAAGAGCCTTACAGAGCCTAAAGGGATATAATGAGCTTATAAGCTATTGTATGGAGCATGGCCTTGAAAGGATATATCGAGGTATGTGCCTTGGTTCCTTTGTCAGAGTTAGTTCCACGAACTATCCGGCTCTATACATAGCTTTTAAGGAGGTAGTTGAAAAAGTAGGCATTACTGAACCAGAACTCTACATCTATAACGATCCACATATGAATGCATTTACATATGGAGAAAATAACACCTTCATAGCTTTGAGCAGTGCAATCGTAGAAAGAATGGAGCTTGATGAACTTAGATGCGTTATGGCCCATGAGTGCGGACATATTCTTTGCCATCATACATTATATTCAACGCTTCTTAGAACAATCAGCGAGTTGGGTTATTGGCTTGACATCCTCTCATATGCCACATTAGGTCCCGTTTTGATGGCTATGCATTATTGGTCTCGTAAGAGTGAGCTTTCTGCTGATCGTTGTGCTGCTGCAGTTGTAGGTGAGTTTGCTTTTCAAACCACAATGCTCAAGTCAACATGCGGTCTGAAGGAGATTAGCGGGAATCCTTATCAGCTCGTTGAGCAGGCTCGTGAATATCATCATTTCAAAGAATCCTCTTGGCTTAATCGTTTGCAACAGAACTGTCGCATCGCATTCAACTCCCATCCTCAACAAGTATATCGTGCCTGGGAGATAGACCGTTGGAAAAACTCCTGGCAATACAGAAAATTAAGAAATATAGATTGTTGA
- a CDS encoding S-adenosylmethionine:tRNA ribosyltransferase-isomerase has protein sequence MNSDPRHIRISDYNYPLPDERIAKFPIAQRDHSKLLVYRQGQVSHDVFYNLPEYLPKGALMVFNNTKVIQARMHFRKDTGALIEVFLLEPAQPSDYELIFQTSEKCAWYCLVGNLKKWKEGTLRREIEIKGQQVVVTATRGPIHGTSHRIDFEWTGGFSFAEIIDAMGELPIPPYLNRETQESDKTTYQTVYSKIKGSVAAPTAGLHFTPEVLAAVDAHGIEREELTLHVGAGTFKPVKSEEIQGHEMHTEYISVRRDTIRKLLAHDGCAIAVGTTSVRTLESLYYMGLKVMQNPEASEDDLHVNQWEPYDTDTQVSTVESLTALGAWMDAHGLEVLHSSTQIIIAPGYNYHIVKMLVTNFHQPQSTLLLLVSAFVKGDWHKIYDYALANDFRFLSYGDSSLLIP, from the coding sequence ATGAATTCCGATCCACGACATATTCGTATCAGCGATTATAATTATCCGCTCCCCGATGAGCGTATTGCTAAATTCCCTATTGCCCAGCGCGACCACTCTAAGCTGTTGGTTTACCGTCAGGGCCAGGTAAGTCACGATGTATTCTATAACCTCCCCGAGTATCTGCCCAAGGGTGCTCTCATGGTGTTTAATAACACCAAGGTTATCCAGGCACGTATGCATTTCCGCAAGGATACAGGTGCCCTCATCGAGGTGTTCCTGCTTGAGCCTGCCCAGCCTTCGGACTACGAACTGATATTCCAGACATCCGAGAAGTGTGCGTGGTATTGCCTGGTGGGCAATCTGAAGAAGTGGAAGGAAGGCACGCTTCGTCGCGAAATCGAGATAAAGGGTCAGCAGGTGGTTGTTACAGCTACCCGTGGTCCTATCCACGGCACCTCGCACCGCATCGATTTCGAGTGGACCGGTGGTTTCTCGTTTGCCGAGATTATCGATGCCATGGGCGAACTGCCCATTCCACCATACTTGAATCGTGAAACCCAGGAGAGCGACAAGACTACCTACCAGACCGTTTACTCAAAAATCAAGGGTAGTGTGGCTGCACCTACTGCAGGTTTGCATTTCACCCCCGAGGTGCTGGCAGCCGTCGATGCACACGGTATCGAGCGCGAGGAGCTCACCCTGCATGTGGGTGCCGGAACCTTTAAGCCCGTCAAGAGCGAGGAGATTCAGGGGCACGAGATGCACACCGAGTATATCTCGGTTCGTCGCGACACCATCCGCAAGTTGCTGGCTCACGATGGCTGTGCCATTGCCGTAGGTACCACCAGCGTGCGTACACTCGAGAGCCTGTATTATATGGGACTGAAGGTGATGCAGAACCCCGAGGCATCTGAGGACGATCTGCATGTAAACCAGTGGGAGCCATACGATACCGATACCCAGGTAAGCACCGTTGAGTCGCTTACAGCCCTTGGTGCCTGGATGGATGCCCACGGTCTCGAAGTGCTGCACAGCAGTACCCAGATTATCATCGCCCCCGGTTACAACTATCACATCGTAAAAATGCTGGTAACCAATTTCCACCAGCCACAATCCACCTTGCTGTTGCTGGTAAGCGCCTTTGTAAAGGGCGATTGGCATAAGATCTACGATTATGCGCTGGCCAACGATTTCCGATTCCTCAGCTACGGCGATTCATCGCTGCTTATTCCATAA
- a CDS encoding WYL domain-containing protein: MTELALKHRDKIMLTEAPTGVENVQIILEAIDKNKGIECEYYSFNRQTVKHQLLIPYFLRTWEQRWYLVAEPDNHHHGISIFALERMDNITLTEEKMAPTNDISVEEYFDGSFGANHSDEQKPEIIRIKVYGQQVEYVRTLPIHESQKEVEINPEWSIFEYRLVPCFNFYQQLLWHREKLEVLEPQYVREEIKAAIQKMLEHYND, translated from the coding sequence ATGACCGAACTAGCCCTGAAACATCGCGACAAGATTATGCTTACAGAGGCTCCTACTGGAGTAGAGAACGTGCAGATAATACTGGAAGCCATTGACAAAAATAAAGGTATAGAGTGCGAGTATTACTCGTTTAACCGACAAACGGTTAAGCATCAATTACTTATCCCTTACTTCCTACGCACATGGGAACAGCGCTGGTATCTGGTGGCAGAGCCTGATAATCATCATCATGGCATTTCAATTTTCGCATTGGAGCGAATGGACAATATCACATTGACAGAGGAGAAAATGGCCCCTACTAACGATATAAGTGTTGAAGAGTACTTTGACGGCAGTTTCGGAGCCAATCACTCTGACGAACAAAAGCCTGAGATAATAAGGATAAAGGTTTACGGACAACAGGTGGAATATGTAAGGACACTGCCTATCCACGAATCACAAAAGGAAGTTGAGATCAATCCTGAATGGAGCATTTTTGAATACAGGCTTGTTCCATGCTTTAACTTCTATCAGCAGCTTTTATGGCATAGGGAAAAGTTGGAAGTTTTAGAACCGCAGTATGTCCGCGAAGAAATCAAGGCGGCAATACAGAAAATGCTTGAACATTATAACGACTAA
- a CDS encoding aminoacyl-histidine dipeptidase: MNKNDLKPAVVFAEFAKINEIPRPSKREEKMIEYLKSWGESHNLDTKVDETGNVIIRKPATKGMENCKTVILQSHMDMVCDKLVDVEFDFDKDAIKTYVDGEWLTAEGTTLGADDGIGCAIELAILASDDIQHGPIECVFTRDEETGLSGAEGMKAGFMTGDYLINLDSEDEGEIFVSCAGGRNTTAKFTFQRQQAAEGSFFMKAQLKGLVGGHSGDDINKKRANAIKILARFLYQEMNRYEGIQLAQFHSGKLHNAIPRDGQFVIAVPHDVKENVKADWNVFAAEVEDEFHVTDTQMVWSMESTDAEPVIDPAVAKNFVWAVQAVDNGIYAICQDEELGGMVETSSNIASIHSSENAIEILSSQRSNVMSNLDNMCATIRAAFQLAGAEATSGDGYPAWKMKANSELQKIVRESYVKLFGKEPVVRGIHAGLECGLFSERYPQLDMVSFGPTLRYVHTPDERLLIPTVQMVWDHLLDVLKNIPQK; the protein is encoded by the coding sequence ATGAATAAAAACGATTTAAAACCTGCAGTTGTGTTCGCAGAATTTGCGAAGATTAACGAAATTCCGCGTCCATCTAAGCGCGAAGAGAAGATGATCGAGTATCTGAAATCATGGGGCGAGAGCCACAATCTGGATACAAAAGTTGACGAAACCGGTAATGTGATTATACGTAAGCCCGCCACCAAGGGTATGGAGAACTGCAAGACCGTTATCCTGCAGAGCCATATGGATATGGTGTGCGATAAGCTGGTTGATGTAGAGTTCGATTTCGATAAGGACGCCATCAAGACCTATGTAGATGGTGAGTGGCTCACAGCCGAGGGAACCACACTGGGTGCCGACGACGGTATCGGTTGTGCCATCGAGCTGGCCATCTTGGCATCTGATGATATCCAGCATGGTCCTATCGAGTGCGTGTTCACTCGCGACGAGGAGACTGGCTTGAGCGGTGCCGAGGGCATGAAGGCTGGTTTCATGACTGGCGATTACCTCATCAACCTCGACTCTGAGGACGAGGGCGAAATCTTCGTATCATGCGCCGGTGGTCGTAACACCACAGCCAAGTTCACTTTCCAGCGCCAGCAGGCAGCCGAGGGTAGCTTCTTCATGAAAGCCCAGCTCAAGGGCCTGGTTGGTGGTCACTCAGGTGATGATATCAACAAGAAGCGCGCTAACGCCATCAAGATCCTCGCTCGTTTCCTGTATCAGGAGATGAACCGTTACGAGGGCATCCAGCTCGCTCAGTTCCATAGTGGTAAGCTGCACAACGCCATCCCACGCGATGGTCAGTTCGTGATTGCCGTACCTCATGATGTAAAGGAGAACGTAAAGGCCGACTGGAATGTATTTGCAGCCGAGGTTGAGGACGAGTTCCATGTTACCGACACCCAGATGGTTTGGAGTATGGAGAGCACCGATGCCGAGCCTGTTATCGACCCTGCTGTAGCCAAGAACTTTGTTTGGGCTGTTCAGGCTGTTGATAATGGCATCTACGCCATCTGTCAGGACGAGGAGCTCGGCGGTATGGTCGAGACTTCATCTAACATCGCCAGCATCCACTCTTCCGAGAATGCCATCGAGATTCTGTCAAGCCAGCGCAGTAACGTCATGTCAAACCTCGACAATATGTGTGCCACCATCCGTGCCGCCTTCCAGTTGGCAGGTGCCGAGGCCACATCGGGCGACGGCTATCCCGCTTGGAAGATGAAGGCCAACTCAGAGCTTCAGAAGATTGTTCGCGAGAGCTACGTAAAACTGTTCGGTAAGGAGCCCGTGGTTCGTGGTATCCACGCTGGTTTGGAGTGCGGTCTGTTCTCGGAGCGCTATCCACAGTTGGATATGGTAAGCTTCGGTCCCACATTGCGCTATGTGCATACCCCCGACGAGCGTCTGCTCATTCCAACCGTACAGATGGTATGGGATCATCTGCTTGATGTACTTAAAAACATTCCGCAGAAATGA
- a CDS encoding OmpH family outer membrane protein: MKKYIFPALAIAAMMVSCNKQSPKMDDQPAAASGEGMKIAYVEVDSLMTQYNFAKDYSVTLQKKSNNARNTLNQKGNALQAAMANFQQKLNNNGFQSREQAASQQAAIQRQQNDLQELQARLENELASETAKFNEALRDSLQNFLKSYNEDKKFDLILSKAGDNILMGNKKLDITQDVINGLNKRYKPTAKPAAEKAEEKKAEEKKAEEKK; encoded by the coding sequence ATGAAAAAGTACATTTTTCCAGCACTGGCCATCGCAGCTATGATGGTATCGTGCAACAAACAGAGTCCTAAGATGGACGATCAGCCCGCTGCTGCTAGCGGCGAGGGTATGAAGATTGCTTATGTAGAGGTTGACTCGCTGATGACTCAGTACAACTTTGCTAAGGACTACAGCGTAACCCTGCAGAAGAAGAGCAACAACGCCCGTAACACTTTGAACCAGAAAGGTAATGCCCTGCAGGCTGCTATGGCTAACTTCCAGCAGAAGTTGAACAACAACGGTTTCCAGAGCCGTGAGCAGGCAGCAAGTCAGCAGGCCGCTATACAGCGCCAGCAGAACGACCTGCAGGAGTTGCAGGCACGTTTGGAGAACGAACTGGCCAGCGAGACAGCTAAGTTTAACGAGGCTCTGCGCGACTCACTGCAGAATTTCCTGAAGTCGTACAACGAGGATAAGAAGTTTGACCTGATCCTTTCGAAGGCTGGCGACAACATCCTGATGGGCAACAAGAAGCTGGATATTACTCAGGACGTCATCAACGGTCTGAACAAGCGCTACAAGCCAACTGCTAAGCCTGCTGCCGAGAAGGCCGAGGAGAAGAAGGCTGAAGAGAAGAAGGCTGAAGAGAAGAAGTAA
- a CDS encoding tetratricopeptide repeat protein yields the protein MFRFADPTYLYLLAVIPVLAIIRFLTYRNQKKRLRKFGDPKLLRSLMPDVSRFRPAVKFWILQGALALLVVMLARPQFGTKISNEQRTGIETIIAMDISNSMLAEDITPSRLDRSKMMVENLVDHFTNDKIGLLVFAGDAFVQLPITSDYVSAKMFLSSIDPSMMATQGTDIARAIDMATHSFTQEEGIGKAIIVITDGEDHEGGALESAEAAKKAGMRVYVLGVGSTQGAPIPIPGTGDYMKDNTGNTVMSALNEDMCRQVAQAGGGAYIHVENNSAAQDQLDNELSKLAKKETTSTVYSEFDEQFQAVAILALLLLILEICIFDRRNPLLKRLSLFGSKKKAAATVALLLVAVTASAQTDRQYIREGNKQFRVGQYDKAEVSYRKAVEKNPKNPQAAYNLGNALMAQKKDSSAVQQFEQATRIETNPLRKAAAYHNMGVICQTHKMYGEAIEAYKNALRLNPNDDETRYNLVLCKKQKQKQDQNQQQNQNNKDDQKKDNQKKDDQKDQNKDKKDDKQQQQQKPQMSKDNAEQLLNAAIQNEKMTQDKMKKQQQKPQRRNVLKNW from the coding sequence ATGTTTAGATTTGCTGACCCTACATATCTCTATCTCTTAGCGGTGATACCAGTACTGGCCATCATCCGCTTTCTCACGTATCGCAATCAGAAGAAACGTTTGCGTAAGTTTGGCGATCCCAAGCTGTTGCGTTCGCTCATGCCCGATGTGTCTCGTTTCCGCCCCGCAGTAAAATTCTGGATTCTGCAGGGTGCTTTGGCATTGCTGGTTGTTATGCTGGCCCGTCCGCAGTTCGGCACCAAGATCAGTAACGAGCAGCGTACCGGCATCGAGACTATTATTGCGATGGATATCAGTAACTCTATGCTGGCCGAGGATATCACGCCCAGCCGTTTGGACCGTAGTAAGATGATGGTCGAGAATCTGGTAGATCACTTCACCAACGATAAGATTGGCTTGCTGGTGTTTGCTGGCGACGCTTTCGTTCAGTTGCCTATCACCAGCGATTACGTGTCGGCCAAGATGTTCCTCTCCAGCATCGACCCCTCGATGATGGCTACCCAGGGCACTGATATTGCCCGTGCCATCGATATGGCTACCCATAGTTTTACCCAGGAAGAGGGTATTGGCAAGGCCATCATAGTGATTACCGATGGCGAGGATCACGAGGGTGGGGCACTCGAGTCTGCCGAGGCTGCCAAGAAAGCCGGCATGCGTGTGTATGTGCTGGGTGTCGGTTCAACCCAAGGTGCGCCTATCCCCATTCCCGGTACAGGCGATTATATGAAGGATAATACGGGCAACACGGTGATGTCGGCCCTCAACGAGGATATGTGTCGCCAGGTGGCTCAGGCTGGTGGCGGTGCCTATATCCATGTAGAGAACAACAGTGCTGCTCAGGACCAGTTGGATAACGAGCTTTCAAAGCTGGCTAAGAAAGAGACTACCAGCACCGTTTACAGCGAGTTCGACGAGCAGTTCCAGGCTGTAGCCATCTTGGCATTGCTGCTGCTCATTCTCGAGATTTGCATCTTCGACCGTCGCAATCCGCTGCTTAAGCGTTTGTCGCTTTTCGGTTCTAAGAAGAAAGCCGCTGCTACCGTAGCTTTATTGCTGGTGGCTGTTACAGCCAGCGCCCAGACCGATCGCCAGTATATCCGCGAGGGTAACAAGCAGTTCCGTGTGGGGCAGTACGATAAGGCCGAGGTGTCGTATCGTAAGGCCGTAGAAAAAAATCCCAAGAATCCGCAGGCAGCTTATAACCTGGGTAATGCGCTGATGGCTCAGAAGAAGGATTCGTCTGCTGTGCAGCAGTTCGAGCAGGCCACCCGTATCGAGACCAACCCGCTGCGTAAGGCTGCCGCCTATCATAACATGGGTGTGATCTGTCAGACACATAAGATGTACGGCGAGGCCATCGAGGCTTACAAGAATGCTCTGCGCCTGAATCCTAACGACGATGAAACCCGCTATAACCTGGTTCTCTGCAAAAAACAGAAACAGAAGCAGGACCAGAACCAGCAGCAGAATCAGAACAACAAGGACGATCAGAAGAAAGACAATCAGAAGAAGGACGATCAGAAAGATCAGAACAAAGATAAGAAAGACGACAAGCAGCAACAGCAGCAGAAGCCTCAGATGAGTAAGGACAATGCCGAGCAGCTCTTGAATGCCGCCATCCAGAACGAGAAGATGACGCAGGACAAGATGAAGAAACAGCAGCAGAAGCCGCAGCGTCGGAATGTATTAAAGAATTGGTAA
- a CDS encoding vWA domain-containing protein — MEFANKEYLLLLLLIIPYIIWYVMYRKKTEPTLRMSDTFAFRYAPKSWKVKLMPLSMLLRLLVFVMIVMVLARPQTRNSWDSKTVEGIDIMLAMDVSTSMLAEDLRPNRIEAAKQVASEFIIGRPNDNIGLAIFAGESFTQCPMTTDHASLLNLLQNVRTDIAARGLIEDGTAIGMGLANAVSRLKDSKAKSKVVILLTDGSNNRGDISPSTAAEIAKSLGIRVYTIGVGTNKVAPYPMPVAGGVQYVNVPVEIDTKTLSEIASITEGDFYRATNTNELRKIYKEIDQLEKSKLNVKTFSKRYEAYQPFALVAVLALLLEILLRVTIFRRIP; from the coding sequence ATGGAATTTGCCAATAAAGAATATCTGCTGTTGCTTCTGCTCATCATACCTTATATTATATGGTATGTGATGTACAGAAAGAAAACCGAGCCCACGCTGCGGATGAGCGATACGTTTGCCTTCCGCTATGCGCCAAAAAGCTGGAAGGTTAAGCTTATGCCCCTTTCCATGCTGCTCCGACTGCTGGTATTTGTGATGATAGTCATGGTGCTGGCTCGCCCTCAGACCCGTAACTCGTGGGATAGCAAAACCGTAGAGGGTATTGATATCATGCTGGCTATGGACGTATCTACCAGTATGCTGGCCGAGGACTTGCGCCCTAACCGTATCGAGGCTGCCAAGCAGGTGGCTTCTGAGTTTATCATTGGTCGCCCCAACGATAATATCGGCTTGGCCATTTTTGCCGGCGAATCGTTCACCCAGTGCCCCATGACCACCGATCATGCCTCGCTGCTGAACCTGCTGCAGAATGTGCGTACCGATATCGCCGCCCGCGGACTCATCGAGGATGGTACCGCTATCGGTATGGGACTGGCCAATGCCGTGAGCCGACTCAAGGATTCGAAGGCTAAGAGCAAGGTGGTGATTCTGCTTACCGATGGTAGTAACAACCGTGGTGATATCTCGCCATCTACCGCTGCCGAGATTGCCAAGAGTCTGGGCATCCGCGTTTATACCATTGGTGTGGGTACCAATAAGGTGGCACCTTATCCTATGCCTGTGGCCGGTGGTGTGCAGTATGTGAATGTGCCCGTTGAGATTGATACCAAGACGCTGAGCGAGATTGCCAGCATTACCGAGGGCGATTTCTATCGCGCCACCAATACCAACGAACTTCGTAAAATCTATAAGGAAATCGACCAGCTTGAAAAGTCGAAGCTCAACGTCAAGACCTTCAGCAAGCGTTACGAGGCCTACCAGCCTTTTGCACTTGTGGCTGTGTTGGCGCTGTTGCTCGAGATTCTGCTGCGTGTAACTATATTTAGGAGGATACCGTAA